From one Simplicispira suum genomic stretch:
- a CDS encoding BMP family ABC transporter substrate-binding protein, whose protein sequence is MTDLHKRTLLKVAALSAVAAAALVGCGKKEAPPEPAAAPAPAPVAAAPAPAAEPLKIAFAYVGPVGDGGWSYAHDNARKAIEKEFGDKIVTSYVESVPESADAERVLRDMASQGNKLIFGTTFGYMESMIKVAADNPGIKFEHATGYKTAENLRTYDSRTYEGAYMAGVIAGGMTKTNTLGVVGSVPIPEVLRNINSFTLGAQSVNPKIQTKVVWVNEWFSPPKETEAATSLINGGADVLFQNTDSPAVLKTAQEKGKRAFGWDSDMTAYGPKAHLGSAIINWTPYYTKTVNDVLNGTWTTGQAWWGVKEGAIDMVSIAEDVPAELKAKVEEVKAGLKDGSFHIWKGPLVDNTGKEVIAAGAVADDKFLGGVNFYVKGVEGNVPGGDKK, encoded by the coding sequence ATGACCGACCTGCACAAACGCACGCTCCTCAAAGTGGCTGCACTGTCCGCCGTGGCCGCTGCCGCGCTCGTGGGCTGTGGCAAGAAGGAGGCGCCGCCTGAGCCCGCAGCGGCGCCCGCTCCGGCACCGGTGGCTGCCGCGCCCGCACCGGCCGCTGAGCCGCTGAAGATTGCGTTTGCCTATGTCGGCCCGGTGGGTGACGGTGGCTGGTCGTATGCGCACGACAACGCGCGCAAAGCCATCGAGAAGGAATTTGGCGACAAGATCGTCACCAGCTACGTCGAAAGCGTGCCTGAATCGGCCGACGCCGAACGCGTGCTGCGCGACATGGCGAGTCAGGGCAACAAGCTGATTTTTGGCACCACCTTTGGCTACATGGAATCGATGATCAAGGTGGCGGCTGACAATCCGGGCATCAAGTTCGAACATGCCACCGGCTACAAAACGGCCGAGAACCTGCGCACCTACGACAGCCGCACCTATGAAGGCGCTTACATGGCGGGCGTGATTGCCGGCGGTATGACCAAGACCAACACCCTGGGTGTGGTGGGTTCGGTGCCGATTCCCGAGGTGCTGCGCAACATCAACAGTTTCACGCTGGGTGCGCAAAGCGTGAACCCGAAGATCCAGACCAAGGTGGTGTGGGTGAATGAATGGTTCAGCCCGCCCAAGGAAACCGAAGCGGCGACTTCGCTGATCAATGGCGGCGCCGACGTCTTGTTCCAGAACACCGATTCGCCTGCAGTGCTGAAGACGGCGCAGGAAAAGGGCAAGCGCGCCTTTGGCTGGGATTCGGACATGACAGCCTACGGTCCCAAGGCCCACCTGGGTTCGGCCATCATCAACTGGACGCCTTACTACACCAAGACGGTCAACGATGTGCTGAACGGCACATGGACCACGGGCCAGGCCTGGTGGGGCGTGAAGGAAGGCGCCATCGACATGGTGTCAATCGCCGAGGACGTGCCCGCAGAACTCAAGGCCAAGGTCGAGGAAGTCAAAGCCGGCCTGAAGGACGGAAGCTTCCACATCTGGAAGGGCCCGCTCGTCGACAACACCGGCAAGGAAGTGATCGCTGCGGGTGCCGTGGCCGACGACAAGTTCCTCGGTGGTGTGAATTTCTACGTCAAGGGCGTGGAAGGCAACGTGCCCGGCGGCGACAAGAAATAA
- a CDS encoding adenosine deaminase — protein sequence MLASPSVDPARLPALLQAMPKAELHIHIEGSLEPELIFQLAERNGVRLPYASVEALRSAYAFSNLQSFLDIYYAGASVLLTEQDFYDMARAYLRRAVRDKVVRAEIFFDPQTHTARGVSMETVIRGLHRACEDAQREWGISAALILCFLRHLSEEDAFATLEQALPFQGQFIGVGLDSSELGHPPEKFERVFARCRALGLHRVAHAGEEGPPAYIWSALDALQVERIDHGVQALKDEALVARLARERVALTVCPLSNQKLCVFPDLAQHNLRALLDAGLCATVNSDDPAYFGGYINDNFLQVFAATGMTAAHAWQLASNSFEASFAPEADKRAWMARLESVFSDYSAL from the coding sequence ATGCTGGCTTCGCCATCCGTTGACCCTGCACGTTTGCCGGCCCTGCTGCAGGCCATGCCCAAGGCCGAACTGCACATTCACATCGAAGGTTCGCTGGAGCCCGAGTTGATCTTCCAATTGGCCGAGCGCAACGGTGTGCGCCTGCCCTATGCCAGTGTGGAGGCCCTGCGCAGCGCCTATGCTTTCAGCAATCTGCAGAGCTTTCTGGACATCTACTACGCCGGCGCCAGCGTGCTCCTGACCGAGCAGGATTTCTACGACATGGCGCGGGCCTACCTGCGCCGCGCAGTGCGGGACAAGGTGGTGCGCGCGGAAATCTTCTTTGATCCGCAGACCCACACGGCACGCGGCGTGTCCATGGAAACGGTCATTCGCGGCCTGCACCGCGCCTGCGAAGACGCGCAGCGCGAGTGGGGCATCAGCGCCGCGCTGATTCTTTGTTTTCTGCGCCATCTGAGCGAAGAAGACGCTTTTGCCACGCTGGAGCAGGCCCTGCCATTTCAGGGCCAGTTCATTGGCGTGGGGCTCGATTCGAGCGAACTTGGCCACCCACCAGAAAAATTCGAGCGCGTGTTTGCGCGCTGCCGCGCGCTGGGCCTGCACCGCGTAGCACACGCAGGCGAGGAGGGGCCGCCGGCCTACATCTGGAGCGCGCTGGATGCCCTGCAGGTCGAGCGCATCGACCACGGCGTGCAGGCCTTGAAGGACGAGGCACTGGTGGCGCGTCTGGCGCGCGAGCGCGTGGCACTCACCGTCTGCCCCTTGTCCAATCAGAAACTGTGCGTGTTTCCGGACCTCGCCCAGCACAATTTGCGGGCCTTGCTGGACGCCGGGCTGTGTGCCACGGTCAACTCGGACGACCCGGCCTATTTCGGCGGTTACATCAATGACAATTTCCTGCAGGTGTTTGCCGCCACGGGAATGACGGCAGCCCATGCCTGGCAATTGGCGAGCAACAGTTTCGAAGCCAGCTTTGCGCCCGAGGCGGACAAGCGTGCATGGATGGCGCGCTTGGAGTCTGTTTTTTCAGATTATTCCGCGCTCTGA
- the dnaB gene encoding replicative DNA helicase codes for MSEFMMPVDEEFAPYDHQLAQLRVPPHSTEAESSVLGGLLLDNQAWDRVGDLLIESDFYRFEHRLIYAGIAKLVNASKPADVITVYEHLQSIGKAEEVGGLAYLNALAQYVPSASNIRRYAEIVRERAILRKLVTASDEIATAAFNTQGRPVDKILDEAEQKIFNIGEEGSRMKQGFQGMDTLVVNLLDRVQEMADNPNDITGVPTGFIDLDRMTSGLQAGDMVVLAARPSMGKTALAINIAEHVALNEGLPVAVFSMEMGAAQLAVRIVGSIGRIDQGHLRTGKLTDDEWPRLTEAIEKLRNVSLHIDETAGLTPSELRANARRLARQCGKLGMIVVDYLQLMSGSSSSQGENRATELGEISRGLKMLAKELQCPVIALSQLNRSVETRTDKRPMMSDLRESGAIEQDADIIMFIYRDDYYNKDSKEPNVAEIIIGKQRNGPTGTVKLFFQKSQTRFESLAMGSTDDF; via the coding sequence ATGTCCGAATTCATGATGCCGGTTGACGAGGAATTCGCGCCGTACGACCACCAACTTGCGCAGTTGCGCGTGCCGCCGCACTCGACCGAGGCGGAATCGAGCGTGCTCGGCGGCCTGCTGCTCGACAACCAGGCCTGGGACCGCGTCGGCGACCTGCTGATCGAGAGCGACTTCTACCGCTTCGAGCACCGACTGATCTACGCCGGCATTGCCAAATTGGTCAACGCCAGCAAGCCGGCCGACGTGATCACGGTGTACGAGCACCTGCAAAGCATTGGCAAGGCCGAGGAAGTCGGGGGCCTGGCCTACCTGAACGCGCTGGCGCAGTACGTGCCCAGCGCCAGCAATATCCGCCGCTACGCCGAAATCGTGCGCGAGCGCGCCATTTTGAGGAAGCTCGTCACTGCCAGCGATGAAATCGCCACGGCCGCCTTCAACACCCAGGGCCGGCCGGTCGACAAAATCCTGGACGAAGCCGAGCAGAAGATCTTCAACATCGGCGAAGAAGGCTCGCGCATGAAGCAGGGCTTTCAGGGCATGGACACCCTGGTGGTCAACCTGCTCGACCGTGTGCAGGAGATGGCGGACAACCCGAACGACATCACCGGTGTTCCCACGGGTTTTATCGACCTCGACCGCATGACCTCGGGCTTGCAGGCCGGCGACATGGTGGTGCTGGCGGCGCGCCCCTCCATGGGCAAGACGGCGCTGGCCATCAACATTGCCGAGCATGTGGCGCTGAACGAAGGTCTTCCGGTAGCAGTGTTCTCGATGGAAATGGGCGCCGCCCAGCTGGCGGTGCGTATCGTCGGCTCCATCGGCCGCATTGACCAGGGGCATTTGCGCACCGGCAAGCTGACCGACGACGAATGGCCCCGCCTGACCGAAGCCATTGAAAAACTGCGCAATGTTTCACTGCACATCGATGAAACCGCAGGTCTCACCCCCAGCGAGTTGCGCGCCAACGCGCGGCGCCTGGCGCGCCAGTGCGGCAAGCTGGGCATGATCGTGGTGGATTATTTGCAGCTCATGAGCGGCTCCAGCAGCTCGCAGGGCGAGAACCGCGCCACCGAGCTGGGCGAGATATCGCGCGGGCTCAAGATGCTGGCCAAGGAACTGCAGTGCCCGGTGATTGCGCTCTCGCAGCTCAACCGAAGTGTGGAAACGCGCACCGACAAGCGCCCCATGATGAGCGACCTGCGTGAGTCTGGCGCCATCGAGCAGGACGCCGACATCATCATGTTCATCTACCGCGACGACTACTACAACAAGGACAGCAAGGAGCCCAACGTCGCAGAGATCATCATCGGCAAGCAGCGCAACGGGCCCACGGGCACGGTCAAGCTGTTCTTCCAGAAATCACAGACGCGCTTTGAAAGCCTGGCGATGGGGTCCACTGACGATTTTTGA
- a CDS encoding helix-turn-helix transcriptional regulator produces the protein MRRADRLFQLVQLIRGRRLSTAAFLAQRLEVSERTVYRDVADLQHQGVPIEGEAGVGYRLGKGFELPPLMFTPEEASALVVSARLAQSWVDPAMAYQIGSALGKILSILPPAARAAAEAQALYAPALPADDAARARLQVLREAAVARHKLQLTYCDAHGAPTQRTVRPLGCFYWGKVWTLAAWCELRGAFRAFRVDRMAAAQPLPERFSDEPAKSLAEMLRQLGATRATGLAERSH, from the coding sequence ATGCGCCGTGCCGACCGCCTGTTTCAACTGGTGCAGCTCATTCGGGGGCGCCGGCTTTCGACGGCCGCCTTTCTCGCGCAGCGGCTGGAGGTTTCCGAGCGCACGGTCTACCGCGACGTGGCCGATCTTCAGCACCAAGGTGTTCCCATCGAGGGCGAAGCCGGCGTGGGCTACCGCTTGGGCAAGGGCTTTGAGCTCCCTCCCTTGATGTTCACGCCGGAGGAAGCTTCGGCCCTGGTGGTCTCGGCACGCCTGGCGCAAAGCTGGGTTGATCCCGCCATGGCCTACCAGATCGGCTCGGCACTGGGGAAAATTCTCTCCATTCTTCCTCCGGCAGCCAGAGCCGCGGCCGAAGCGCAGGCGCTTTACGCACCCGCCTTGCCCGCAGACGACGCCGCTCGCGCGCGCCTGCAGGTGCTGCGCGAAGCCGCTGTGGCGCGACACAAGCTGCAGTTGACCTACTGCGACGCGCACGGAGCCCCTACGCAGCGCACCGTGCGGCCCTTGGGGTGCTTTTATTGGGGCAAGGTATGGACGCTGGCCGCCTGGTGCGAGCTGCGCGGAGCCTTCAGGGCATTCCGTGTGGACCGCATGGCAGCCGCCCAGCCACTGCCCGAGCGTTTCAGCGATGAGCCGGCCAAAAGTTTGGCCGAAATGCTGCGTCAGTTGGGTGCCACGAGAGCCACAGGTCTCGCGGAAAGAAGTCACTAA
- a CDS encoding GyrI-like domain-containing protein: MEPIRQHQNAFSVAGLTTRTTNSAEGDPQTARIAPLWGRFFAEDLMGQTPHRSADPRNFGVYSGYESDASGAYDLTVGVAVTQGAAVTVEAGDYLVFPADGPVPFSVLAAWQRVWLYFDAHPEVQRRYRTDFEAYSSPSQAALYIGVV, encoded by the coding sequence ATGGAACCCATTCGTCAACACCAAAATGCCTTCTCTGTCGCCGGCCTCACAACCCGGACCACGAACAGCGCTGAAGGCGATCCGCAGACGGCGCGCATCGCTCCGCTCTGGGGGCGGTTTTTCGCCGAGGATCTGATGGGCCAAACCCCGCACCGTAGCGCCGATCCACGCAATTTCGGGGTCTATTCAGGCTATGAATCCGACGCCAGCGGTGCTTACGACCTGACGGTGGGCGTGGCCGTGACGCAGGGCGCCGCAGTGACCGTCGAGGCAGGCGACTACCTGGTATTCCCGGCCGATGGACCGGTGCCATTTTCGGTGCTGGCCGCATGGCAGCGCGTCTGGCTGTACTTCGACGCCCATCCGGAAGTCCAGCGCCGCTACCGAACCGATTTCGAGGCCTACAGCAGCCCCAGCCAAGCGGCCCTGTATATTGGCGTGGTGTAG
- a CDS encoding EVE domain-containing protein: MPPRNWIAVASAEHARLGRDHRPLGFMQVCHGKRPPLQRIAAGDRMACYAPATVYGGTDRLQSFVSIGVVKPGLPYEFDMGNGFVSWRRDMHYAAAFETPIAPLLGAFEFIENPERWGAKFRFGLFDVSTHDMQLIARAMQADRQALGFQDLPD; the protein is encoded by the coding sequence ATGCCCCCGCGCAACTGGATCGCCGTCGCCAGCGCCGAGCACGCCCGGCTCGGTCGCGACCACCGTCCACTGGGCTTCATGCAGGTGTGCCACGGAAAACGGCCACCGCTGCAACGCATCGCAGCCGGCGACCGGATGGCCTGCTACGCGCCCGCCACGGTCTATGGCGGGACCGACCGACTGCAAAGCTTTGTCTCCATCGGGGTGGTGAAGCCGGGCCTGCCGTATGAATTCGACATGGGAAATGGCTTTGTCTCCTGGCGCCGCGATATGCACTACGCAGCCGCTTTCGAGACACCGATTGCACCGCTTCTCGGCGCTTTCGAATTCATCGAGAATCCAGAACGCTGGGGCGCCAAGTTTCGCTTCGGCCTGTTCGACGTTTCCACCCACGACATGCAGTTGATTGCCCGCGCCATGCAGGCCGACAGGCAGGCGCTGGGTTTTCAAGATTTACCGGATTAG
- a CDS encoding VOC family protein encodes MTQAINWFEIPVTDLDRAQNFYESMLDRTLRRQNFGGAVLAVFPYAQPATGGALLAASDACAPSGSGVRIYLDCMPSLDAALARAEGAGGQIVEPKSALPADMGFVAQVRDTEGNLIGLHALA; translated from the coding sequence ATGACCCAAGCCATCAACTGGTTCGAAATTCCGGTCACCGACCTCGACCGGGCACAGAATTTCTACGAAAGCATGCTCGACCGGACGCTGCGGCGTCAAAACTTCGGTGGCGCAGTGCTTGCCGTATTTCCCTATGCGCAGCCCGCTACCGGTGGCGCGCTGCTTGCGGCCAGCGATGCCTGCGCGCCGTCCGGAAGCGGCGTGCGCATCTATCTGGACTGCATGCCCAGCCTCGACGCCGCGCTGGCGCGGGCGGAAGGCGCTGGCGGACAGATCGTGGAGCCCAAATCGGCACTGCCTGCAGACATGGGCTTCGTCGCCCAGGTGCGCGATACCGAAGGCAATCTTATCGGGTTGCACGCCCTGGCCTGA
- a CDS encoding PhoH family protein: MPLPPAPTRRAALLHQDAFDHQAAPRSRRSTVPAEEPIESVSPAVAAQSSVAPESAPAKARARRPAPPQTAPQHAAPQAKPQPGARAEVPAPSAATPAPAAARPARERKKRGTGPKKLFVLDTNVLLHDPTSLFRFEEHDIYLPMIVLEELDGHKKGMTEVARNGRQVSRSLDALVATPGADIALGIALDSTGQRAAGGCLFFQTSGLDYQLPVGLPQGKADNQILGVVEGLRKQHPGREVVLVSKDINMRVKARALGLPAEDYQNDKALEDGDLLYSGVLPLPPDFWNRNGKSVESWQSGAHTFYRISGPIVPQLMINQFVYFEAPGEPSLFARVSEIRDKTAVLKTLKDYGHAKNAVWGVTTRNREQNFAVNLLMDPEVDFVTLAGTAGTGKTLMALATGLTQVLDDRRYTEIIMTRATVSVGEDIGFLPGTEEEKMGPWMGALDDNLEFLAKGDGGNAGEWGRAATNDLIRSRIKIKSMNFMRGRTFMNKFVIIDEAQNLTPKQMKTLITRAGPGTKIICMGNLAQIDTPYLTEGSSGLTFAVDRFKGWPHSGHITLARGERSRLADFASDVL; this comes from the coding sequence ATGCCCCTGCCCCCCGCCCCCACCCGGCGTGCCGCCCTTCTCCATCAAGATGCTTTTGACCACCAGGCTGCGCCGCGCAGTCGGCGCAGCACCGTCCCGGCGGAAGAACCGATAGAGTCTGTTTCCCCCGCCGTGGCGGCGCAATCGAGCGTCGCGCCCGAGTCGGCACCTGCCAAGGCGCGCGCACGCCGCCCCGCCCCCCCGCAGACCGCGCCCCAGCACGCAGCTCCCCAAGCCAAGCCCCAACCTGGCGCCCGAGCCGAAGTTCCGGCTCCGTCTGCAGCAACGCCAGCCCCGGCGGCCGCACGCCCGGCACGCGAACGCAAGAAGCGAGGTACTGGGCCCAAGAAGTTGTTTGTGCTGGACACCAACGTGCTGTTGCACGACCCAACCAGCCTGTTTCGCTTCGAGGAACACGACATCTATCTCCCGATGATCGTGCTTGAAGAGCTTGACGGGCACAAGAAAGGCATGACCGAGGTCGCGCGCAACGGCCGCCAGGTCAGCCGCTCGCTCGACGCCCTGGTGGCTACGCCCGGCGCAGACATCGCTCTGGGCATCGCCCTGGATTCGACGGGCCAGCGCGCTGCGGGCGGCTGCCTGTTCTTCCAGACCTCGGGGCTGGATTACCAACTGCCGGTCGGCCTGCCCCAAGGCAAGGCGGACAACCAGATCCTGGGCGTCGTGGAAGGCCTGCGCAAGCAGCATCCGGGGCGCGAAGTGGTGCTGGTGTCCAAGGACATCAACATGCGCGTCAAGGCACGCGCGCTGGGCCTGCCCGCCGAGGACTACCAGAACGACAAAGCGCTGGAAGACGGCGATCTGCTGTATTCCGGCGTCCTGCCGCTGCCGCCCGATTTCTGGAACCGCAACGGCAAATCGGTCGAGAGCTGGCAGAGCGGCGCGCACACGTTCTACCGCATCAGCGGCCCCATCGTGCCGCAGCTGATGATCAATCAGTTCGTCTACTTTGAGGCGCCCGGCGAGCCCAGTCTGTTCGCCCGTGTAAGCGAAATCCGCGACAAGACGGCGGTACTGAAAACGCTCAAGGACTACGGCCACGCCAAGAATGCCGTGTGGGGCGTGACCACGCGCAACCGCGAGCAGAACTTCGCCGTGAACCTGCTGATGGATCCGGAAGTCGACTTCGTCACGCTGGCCGGCACGGCAGGCACCGGAAAGACGCTGATGGCACTGGCCACGGGGCTGACCCAGGTGCTTGACGACCGCCGCTACACCGAAATCATCATGACCCGCGCCACGGTGAGCGTGGGCGAGGACATCGGCTTCCTGCCCGGCACCGAGGAAGAAAAGATGGGCCCCTGGATGGGCGCGCTGGACGACAACCTGGAATTTCTGGCCAAGGGCGACGGTGGCAACGCCGGCGAATGGGGGCGCGCTGCCACCAACGACCTGATCCGCAGCCGCATCAAGATCAAGAGCATGAACTTCATGCGCGGGCGCACCTTCATGAACAAGTTCGTCATCATTGATGAAGCGCAGAACCTGACGCCCAAGCAGATGAAGACCTTGATTACCCGCGCCGGCCCAGGCACCAAGATCATCTGCATGGGCAACCTGGCGCAAATCGATACGCCCTATCTCACCGAAGGCTCCTCGGGCCTGACTTTTGCCGTGGACCGCTTCAAAGGCTGGCCGCACAGCGGCCACATCACGCTGGCGCGCGGCGAGCGTTCGCGCCTGGCGGACTTTGCAAGCGACGTGCTGTAG
- a CDS encoding peroxiredoxin, which yields MAIVVNKPLPEFEANATGGVKVSNTSHNGQVMVLYFYPKDNTPGCTTEAMQFRDKYKDFVKAGAAVFGVSRDNMKSHDEFKEKLELPFELIADTEEKMCHMFGVVKNKIMYGKKVKGIERSTFLINADGTLAEEWRGLKVPGHVEEVLKAVKALKTLKQAA from the coding sequence ATGGCGATCGTTGTCAATAAACCCCTCCCCGAATTCGAAGCCAATGCCACCGGCGGTGTGAAAGTAAGCAACACTTCGCACAACGGGCAGGTCATGGTGTTGTACTTCTATCCCAAGGACAACACGCCCGGCTGCACCACCGAGGCCATGCAGTTTCGAGACAAATACAAGGACTTCGTCAAGGCCGGTGCGGCCGTGTTCGGCGTCTCTCGCGACAACATGAAGTCGCACGACGAGTTCAAAGAGAAACTCGAACTGCCGTTTGAGCTGATTGCCGACACCGAAGAGAAAATGTGTCACATGTTTGGCGTGGTCAAAAACAAAATCATGTACGGCAAAAAGGTCAAAGGCATTGAGCGCAGCACCTTTTTGATCAATGCCGATGGCACGCTGGCCGAAGAATGGCGCGGCCTGAAGGTTCCTGGCCACGTGGAAGAAGTTCTCAAGGCGGTCAAGGCCCTCAAGACGCTCAAGCAAGCTGCTTAA
- a CDS encoding Mth938-like domain-containing protein, protein MKFQPDRIDAQSISGYGPGWIAVGSEKIESSVILGARGLRQPWGPRSFEELTPAHFTELAALDAEVMLMGCGERTRFVAPAWLAPLFAKRIGLETMDSFAACRTYNILAGEGRNVVVALIIAPPPSP, encoded by the coding sequence ATGAAGTTCCAACCCGATCGCATCGATGCGCAAAGCATCTCCGGCTACGGCCCCGGCTGGATCGCAGTAGGGAGCGAAAAGATCGAATCCAGCGTGATTCTGGGCGCCCGTGGTCTGCGCCAGCCATGGGGCCCACGCAGTTTTGAGGAGCTGACGCCTGCGCACTTCACCGAACTGGCCGCGCTCGACGCCGAAGTCATGCTGATGGGCTGTGGCGAGCGCACGCGTTTTGTGGCCCCTGCCTGGTTGGCGCCGCTGTTTGCCAAACGCATTGGTCTGGAGACCATGGACAGTTTTGCTGCCTGCCGCACCTACAACATTTTGGCGGGCGAGGGCCGCAACGTGGTGGTCGCCCTGATCATTGCCCCGCCACCAAGCCCTTGA